TTAATACAGACAGTAGACATGAGCAACAAAAGTATAGTATAGAAATAGTTTCCATACCTAATCATTTCAGTGTTTAAGAGTTGAAACAGCACATTTAGTGTGAGCATCTCTTGTGGTTTTCAGATGGTTGGTGGTAAAGTAAAGAAACCTGGTAAACGCGGGCGTAAACCTGCCAAGATCGACCTGAAGGCCAAACTGGAGAGAAGCAGACAGAGCGCACGTGAGTGTCGTGCCAGGAAGAAACTGCGTTACCAGTATCTGGAGGAACTGGTATCCAGTAAAGAGAGAGCCATCTGTGCCCTGAGAGAGGAGCTGGAGATGGTAAACACCTCTCTGTtcacatgatgatgatgatgtgtttgatgatgtgtgtttgaTGTGCTGTTGTCTTCAGTATAAGCAGTGGTGTTTGGCCATGGATCAGGGGAAAATACCATCGGAAATTAAAGCTCTTTTAACCGGAGACGACCAGAAGCCACCACAGAGCTCCGGCACCAAAATACCCAAATACAGCAAATTCAGCTCCACAGGAACCGGCCAGAACAAGATGGCACCGTAATCAATACGCGGTCAGAGGACACGGATCAGTTCTAGAGAATGATAAACGTGTGTAAACAGTATTGAATGTGGACacagtgtttttatgtgtttggTAATGTGATGTTTCATATCTTATGAAAGGATTCAGAAAGGATCATTCACATTTATCTGACATTAATTGAATATTTATGTGGTGTGACGTTGTCTTCCTTTATATATTTCATGTGGAATCTTTCTGCTTCCAAATATTTAAGGTTTCAACATTCACAAAGTCAATGGAGACAGGAAGGTTTATATACACGAgataaatgacagaatcttttCTAGCGATTGGGATTAAATGTCACACCATAAAACCTTCAGAGATAAGAACACTATGTTGACTTGATAGGCCttttgcactttaaaaaaattgaagAATTCAACGCATAGCACTTGTTTTTGGCTCTTGTGTAAATTGAGGTGGTGTGTCGGGACTCGGGAGGAAtaattgtttgttgtatttatttcattaactgAACCTTAAATGCACTTTCCTTTAAAGCTCCTCTTTTACTCTGCTCGTACTTCATtatctttatattcattttttgctttttgtttgttatttgacaATGAAAACTAGTAAAAAAAAGCTCTTAACTGAATTAGAAAATTATTGAATGATTGTTGTTATCTGCCCAAATGTTTTACTTTcgctttgttttcatttcaagTTTAATAACTCTGGATTGTTTGACTGTGTTTAAGCTAAATCATGTCGAACATGTAGTTTCATTTCACATGAACACAATCTGTTGTCTTTGGCATAGTTTAGAGATAGATATTTTTATATGACATAGATGAAATGTAAACTGGTCTTCGTTGAAGATAATGCTGAAATAGTTCTAAACATGGTCATGTTACCAATGTTGCTTTGCAGTTGTTTTGTGATCTTGTGTATGATATAAACACGTCCCACCTTTATCTGTCACTCATTTTTTGTTCTAGAAAATCTAACTTGTGTATAAAATAGAAGCATATAACTCATGGCATGAATGATCTTGTTATCATGTGGCTTTTTGAAAAGAGATGTTGCTTTTCTAAACTTCTTAATAAAATGGATGAGACTGAAGGGAAATCATTGTTCTGTGAGGATGCCCAGTTTGTAGGAATCtgctacattttttattctaatATTGAATCATGTCATAAGTGAAAGTCTTTGTCTTCAGTGTGTCTGGATGCCATCAGCAAACTTGAGAAAAACAACAGATGTCAGATATTCAGAAAGTTTAATTGTAAAATGACATTGTCTGCATCATAAACATCACAGATAACAATGAGAAACAGCTGATCTGTAACTACAGGCACAaaaacacgtgtgtgtgtgtgtgttcatgtttgtatatcgcggtggggacctaaacctgaatgcacaccaacacatggggactcgtgtcaccgtggcaaaaaagcttataaattgtacagaacaatattttttaaaaatctaaaaatgcaaaaagtgttctatgatctttaggtttagggataggggatagaatataccgtttgtacagtatacaaaacattacgcctatggactgtctccacggagatagtaaaccagacgtgtgtgtgtgtgtcttacaTTAACACATACCAGACCATTAGAAAACCACAGAACAAGAGCTTTCAGGATTATGAGGATGTTTGTGTATTCTCCATCATCATCTGTTAGCACCAAGTGATACTGGATTGTTTCTATTATGCCGTCTACATGTACATTATAAAACGTAAATTATGGAAATGATTTTCTAGCAATATCCTGATGAAGTGAACATGAAATTATTTCACTGACACAAAAATGGCATTCAACAATTCATACTTCAGATGTTTTCTTCTGAATATTGTTAATATATAAAAGGGTGAATAGTGTTTCTTGATGACGTCAACCTCCAGGAACTTACATCACAAAGAGCACAAACAAAAGTATCGATGGATTTTGTGAATTTCTTTAGTCTGACTCGCTCATGTCAGTGAAACTTAATTCTCATCCCATGTCAACAATCTTAAACTCTGTAatgatgacacaaacacacacagaacatgAACATGAGCCCGTGTGCGAGACTCTTTATACAAAAGTGTTTGGTGGGTTGGTGCTGATAGGCCAGGCTAATTTCTTCTCCTTTGCTTCTCGGTCAAAAGTGTCATAAACCGAGTCTTTGATGAGGGTCTTTTCCGGCACAGGAATATCAACCACCCCGACGTAGTTCTTTTTAGCTATTCGCGAGCTTGCCGTGATGGTGTACGCGTTACTACGGTAACACTTCATGGAGGACATGCAGAAAGTTTCCCGCATGCCACGTCTGAAGTTGGCGTTGTACACGGAGTAGAGCGTGGGCTTGCAAGCCGTGGAGCTGAAGGAGATCCAGACCACGGCGATGAAAAACAGCGCCCCCTGTCTGCTGGGGCCTGACACGGCTGCGGGATGCCAGAGCTGAGCTACGTAAAACGGCATCGAGCTGAGAAGAAACATCACGTTGAGCATCAGGAACATCTTGATGGTTTTGACTTTAGTTCTGGGGACGATGTTCATGGTTCTGCGTACCGTGCGACCGTCCGTGCCGATCCTCCAGATGTATCGGACCACCCTCTGGTAGAAAGACACGATGAGAAGCGCCGGCACCAGGAACCCGAAGAGCAGATGAACCACCGCGTACGCCACCCCGTCCCAGGAGTGGGGCAGGAAAAAGTCACAGTGGTCCGGAGACGGCGTAGATCCGTAGAAGAACAGGCACGGAGACACGAAAGCAGCGTCGAAGAGCCAAGATGCCAGAATCATCCGTTTGGCCTTCTCGCGTGACACTTTGAAGCTCAAAGGGTACACGATGGTGTAGAAACGGTCGACGCAGATGGACAGAAGCACGTAGACTTGAACACCGGGGCACAAATGCTGCAGGTAACGCACAGCTTTGCACGCGCCAACGGTCAGAGGCCAGTGACCCGCAGACACCTGCAGCAGAATGAAGGGAGCGCACGCCAGACTCAACAACAGATCCGCGCAAGCCATCGACACCACAAAATAGTTGGTAGTGGATTGGGTTCTGCGACTGCGATGGATCACCAGACAAACCAGAGAGTTGCCCAGAACTGATATCACCCAGAAGATGCCAAAGATCAGCCCGAGAAGCATCACCTCAGCAGGGCTCAGATCGTATGAGGTCAGAGAGCCATTGATCTGCGAGGAAGAGGAGGACGGGCCATCCAGACGGCAGAGGACGGCAGCGGGCGGGGTGGACGAATCGTTTCTGTCAGAGTGGTTGATGGTGGGGTAGAAGACGAGGGATGAGTGGAAAGAGGGCTGTACACCCTCCACAGACAGAAGAAACACCATCTTCCCTCCTGCGCTCAGATCACAGCTGAAACACAACACACCTTCAGTTAAACAATCACTCAACAACATTCTCCTCTACACAACGACAAAAGTCAAGAGGTTTCATAGATCGTAGGACCTCAAAAGAAACCTCTGGGTGTGTGTGATGATCATCTAGAGATGATAAAACTCATTTGACATACATTtgcattatatttcatttcttatTGTTCTTACTGGAAACCCAAATAAACTTTGCTCATTTTATTCTGTTATCACTTCTTCTCCTGCCGCTGTTCTTCCCTATTAGGATAGTTACATCATCGTGATAACACAATGTAATAACACTACGATATTACTTTGGATCAATACCAACAAGATAATATAATCTATCAGAGCTAATCACTTTTGTCGTTGTCGGCAAGGATCTATCAGATCTATCAACAGTTTATCAAACCCAACCTGCATGCCCATCTTTTGTCCGAGACGAGCGCATCCAAACATGTTTCCATGGTGATAACAATGAATCCTTGTGTAAGGCTGTATCAGGACTCCTGTCACCTCacgacctgtgtgtgtgtgtgtgtgtgtgtgtgtgttggcatATGTGGtttatgagaccaattttcagGTTTACATACCAGCATTACGAGACCATTCGGTTTAANtgtgtgtgtgtgtgtgtgtgtgtgtgtgtgtgtgtgtgtgtgtgtgtgtgtgtgtgtgtgtgtgtgtgtgtgtgtgtttataaattctAAGTGAACAGACATGCGTCAGATGAGTATTCGAGCTTCTGCAGATCTCAGATATTCTATTACAGCCACAAGAGACACAAACCTCCACAGACATTCATTAACACAActctgtgtgtgtcatatgCTGATGTCAGTATTGTGTTCACTCTGGGGaaatttgtgagtgtgtgtgttgaattcaTGAACCCTTGACAACATCAGCTGATCTTCTGCTGTCTGTGTTTCACTCTGAGATTCAAGAAACATGCACACATTGACAGGcttttatactgtattatttatacttttatactgtattatttactgtatttaactGATTATTGTAACCACAaaccatcacacaaacctttatgcactttttacatttttaaataaacataattttaaatgtattaaatcgCCAGTGTAGGACTACCATCAGTGTGGGGACATTTCgtcctgtaaacacacacacacacacacacacacacacgcacacacacacacacacaattaatttaatatgattctatttttttatataaatacttATATTAAATATCTGATGTAAATgtcaaaaataattgtttctgtAACACAATGTAAACATTATGACCTAAAATGAACAGTAGATTTCCACTCTAAATGTTTATAAAGATGACATGCGCTATGTTGTGTTGAATGTGAATGTCGCGAGGCCTCTGAATGTGTCTCATAATAATGATCAAACACTCCAATAATCTGATCATATACACTGTCAATATAATTCCTGTCAGACAAAAGAAATCAGATCGTTCGTACCTTAGATCTCTGCTGTTCTCCGATCAGTTTCTTCTTTCTCCATCATCGGCTCATGAACATGATTAATTCACATTTATCCGTTTATCATCCGTCAGAAATCAACTACATCATCCACTCGACACAATCCTCATCACATTCATATTCGTCCACATCAGACTCCAGAAATCATATCAGACCCGAGCCGTAACGTCACGCTCCAGTATCTATCCGCTTCGTGAATATTCATGAGCTACACTAACGCTCGCGTGCAGCAACACTCAGCGTCTCTACGTTTAATGTCACccttttattattcttttaaataaataaaacatgaagaTCAATCAATATAAAGACAGAATAATCTATATTGATTTATTATGGAAATTGATTGTTAGGGTTGATGTTTAAGAGAATATTTGACAGCATaaaattatttcaatttataaCGTTAAAAAACAGAGCGCCCTCTCGTGGCGTGACGCACACACGTGACTGTTTCTGAGTCTGATGAATTTAAAGTGTCTGATTCGAGCTTCGTGACTTTAACCttcattttgtttaatatatatacatCAAAAACTGTGCCACACACGTTTATTTTCAGGAGATTTTATTCTTCTGCAGATTTTAGTCTCCTCAAATATAATTAattcaaacacacatacacacacacgttttcttCTGTTTGTGGCGGATTCTTTGCTGGTGGAGCCCTTTGTGTGAATAAAAGCAAAGCATTATGTGTAGAGAAGTCCATGTACAACTACAAAATTCTGTGAGCGCTGCTCTTTAATGCACGTTTAAAGAGACAATCACTTGTCTTTAACATCTATTCATAATTCAAGCCATTGATGGAATGACAGCAGTACGTGAAGCCATCATTCACCCAAACTTCATGAACACAAGAGAAACTGTCTGATGATCATACGTCTGAAGTTATATAATGtaacataaatgaaaataaaagcaagaCAGATGGAAAATAGTCATGATGTAATAAAGAAAGTGAGTCTCCCATGTGTATTTACATTCTATTCATATGTACAGAGAGCTAACAGATGTGATGAAGAATCTACAGTCAGATGAGAGCGGTCACATCCGATCCACATTCCTGATCCCTCCATCAACCGTCAGTGTACCGAACCTGAAACACACAATTACACAAACTAGAATCACTCAATAACATCTAACATGCCACTTATTCATCTTGCCATGTAAATCCTCATGAATAATCATTTAGTTCAACAGCACAAcagttgtttgtgtttgtgtgttttctaaatGAGCAACTGAAATAAAATCACCTCTCCAGGAACAGATTATTCTCTGCCAACTCTTTCACCACTCCCTCCATCTCCTCTTTCAGTTTCTTCATCCTGCAATCCAGACGTCTGTCATTATTAGTTCATGATACATGTACACTAAATCTAACAATCCCGTTTTCATGGCTAGTCAAGTGATCAAAGACGTTGATGAGAGATAAAAATTTTGGGGGAAATTGCTGGTTTAAACATTCAAACAagttgaaatgtttgtcagattGTTTTCATACAAGTCTTATGACTAATCTTCCCAGATCTGATCAGAGCACTTGAGGAGAATACACGAGCCATTAATGAGACGTGTGATGTCATCACTGAACTGACCCGAGCGTCATCTCCACTAGTGTGCTGGGACTAAGATACGCCTGCGGCTTCATTCCACCAGACGTCATGGGTACCATCTTCTGAGGTAACTGATCCAAcagctacacaaacacacacacggggAGTCTGTTAGAATGTGTGTGTCATACAGCCTGAAGTAAACACAACAGAGACCATATCCTGTTTACACACCTTATACACACGCTGCATGAGCAGATCCACTTCCTGTTCCATACCGCTGAACTGAGCCGTCAGAGACAGAAGATGTTTCCTCACATGATGAACCTTTCTGTGACAACATCcattacaacacatttacaattaGGCATTAAGCAGACGCATTTATCCGAAGCAACTTACAGGAGGCGAGGAAACAACGTAGCGGCAAATCATAGAAGTAACAACACACTGAATAACAGCATCAATATCATAATAAACATCACACACTCATGTTTGTTTTGGTATCTTTCTGAGGACCTGTCATTGTTTTTATACTGagctaattaaaaataaacacatttttgattTAATACTCGCTTTGCATTGTGGGAACCGCAGGCTGATACAAACAATGCAGCTGATGTCAGgttattattcattcattattatttacatttggtcacacatacacacacagagccGTCTCTGATGACATCCTTCAGCAATATTATCATCCAAAAATCTCCATCCCagtttccatggcaacagaaCAGAGGAGCCACTGAGACTCTCACATGACTGTTAAACTGAACGTTTGCGTTATATCATCTATTGTGCtaaagcaaaaaacaaaaccatgtttttttccaaCGGTCTTAACCATGGtcaaatgaaaaacacacatCAATCAATCAGATCAGTGTAActgcaaaaaagagaaaatgatcTGTTCTCCTCTAGAACCTTTAAAATTAATCTGATCTAGTGAAAGTCGGTTTGAGATCTTACTTCATCCATTCTTCACTCTTAGAGATGAAGAGGCGATATTTCATGGCACATTCATCTGTGAAGAGCGCTCGGGCTTTAGTGGCGTGAAGAACCAGCTTCTGTCTgtggaacagagagagagattcagcTCAGATTTCAGAAACACTGCTGCAACGTTTCAGACGGGTACAGGACAACACAAACTCACTTGTCAAACTTGTGAATCTGTTCTTCATTATAAGGCAaacctgcagaagaaagaaacatttAACACAACATCCCAGAATTAGAAGATTGATAATGAATCTGTGTGTTTCAAAATCAGAATTTTGATAATGAATCAGTGTGTTTTAGAATCAGAATATTGATAATGAATCAGTATCTTGATGAATCAGAAGAATGATAATGAATCAGTGTGTTTAAGAATCAGCAGATTATTAATGAATCAGTGTGTTTTAGAATTAGAAGATTGATAATGAATCAGTGTCTTTATGAATCAGAAGAATGATAATGAATCAGTGTGTTTTAGAATCAGAAGATTGATAATTAATCAGAAGATTGATAATGAATCAGTGTGTTGATGAATCAGAAGATTGATAATGAATCAGTGTGTTGATGAATCAGAAGATTGATAATGAATAAGTGTGTTGATGAATCAGAAGATTGATAATGAATCAGTGTGTTGATGTATCACAAGATTGATAATGAATCAGTGTGTTGATGAATCAAAAGAATGATAATGAATCAGTGtgtttcagaatcagaagattGATAATGAATCAGTGTGTTGATGAATCAGAAGGTTGATAATGAATCAGTGTGTTGATGAATCAGAAGATTGATAATGAATCAGTGTGTTTTAGAATCAGAAGATTGATAATGAATCAGTGTGTTTTAGAATCAGAAGAATGATAATGAATCAGAGTGTTGATGAATCAGAAGAACGATAATGAATcagtctgttgttgaatcagaTGAATGAGGTTCAGACTCACGTCTCTCTGCTTTGTCTTTCTTGAATTGCTGATAGATGCTGCTGATGGCGTCCAGCAGAACTTTGATCTTCTCCACACTACATGACAAACACAATCAGTCTGACTGACACACAACTACATGTTACACACTTGCGTGTTAACAGAAACACGCAGACTCACTTTCTGTCCTCTGGGTGAGTTCCCACTTGTTGTGTCCAAGTGTCTGTCAGCGTTCCTCCTGACAGGAACATATTGCTGATGTCCTGAAGCGTTTGCTCCATTGAAGCTAAAGAGCTGGACAGCTGAACACAGATCAGAGCGTCACTGTGATGACTGTCTGCATTAACATCACCAAATCATCAtccatacacatacacatgtgaTACGCAGCAAACATAACAGAGCTCACAGTTTGTCATAGAGAATAAGTGAAGATCTCACCCTCATCACCTTCTTCCTCATGTCTCTGATTTCATCATATTCTGCTGAGACCATGTTCCCCTGCATCAGCGCCTcacacctgaaacacacacatcatcatcatcatcatcatcatgtgtgtgtctgatctctgtgtgtgtgtgtgtgtgtgtgtgtgtgagtgtgtgtgtgtctcacagCTGCTCGGCTTTCTCCAGCGTCTGACTGCAGTTATTACACATGTGGATCAGTTCACTCTTCTTGTGTGTCGTCTCACTGTACTCATCTCTGATCAGCTCACTGAAACACACATCATCACAGCGTGAGACAGAGCGACTCTTTCGTCACTTCATCTCGTGTCATTCATCAACTCACATCAATCCTCTGACGCCTTTTCTCACCAGCTCCTGATAGAGGAGCAGAGAGTCTGATGTCTTCCACAGATATCCCACATCACCTGCAAACGTctgcgcacaaacacacacacgttacacaCACGATGCCTATTTCATCAAGATGTTTCCTCACTGTAACGTCACACGCAGTAAAGCTTGAACTGAGATCTGTAATGTCTCACCTTTGCATAGCTGGCATCCAAATCCAGATCATACCGGGGCTGAACTTTAGGTGGACAGGCTGCAAACACACATGATCAATGTTATTATCATCTGCAGCAGAATCATCACAAGAGACTGATGCTGTTTGTGTTAATAATGAGGTGTAATACTGACGATCTTCAAACAGCAGTCCAACGGTGTTCACCGGGTCTCTGCTCAGGAGCATAATGGGATTGTCTCTGCTGGTCTTGGGGAAGGTCTGTGCTTGCCGGTTTGGGTCGAGAACGAGACGCTGGCCCTCATAGAGGAAATCCTGATGTGATGGAGTTATGTTGGTCCGTCTGAACAGAAGTTCCTGAAACAGATTTGCTCTGAACAAACAAGTaacaacatacaaacaaatcAAAGACAGAACaggaaattatattttgaaatTGAGGCTGTTGTTGCGTGTGGACTTACGTGTTGTATGTGTGGATGTAGATGTGGTGAAGAGTGGCTTGCTGCAGACTGAACACATAAATCACCATACGGTGTAAAATGTCACTGGTTTCAGCAAAGAACTGATCAAAACCCCAACACTTCTCCTGATCGGCTTCGAGAATGTTTGCCAGCACAGGCGTGAGGAGACTCTGAAGACctctgacacacacagagagagagagagagagagagagagagagagagagaatgtaatAAGTGACAGCAGTGATTGAGCATGTGAATGTTTTTCTCTCAACTCACTTTGACACACTACAGGACACAGGCATCTCTGTGCTCCACTCGATCTTTCCGTTCTCAAACTTCTGATGTCCTGAGATGGCACCTGAAGGTTTCTCTGTGATGATCTTATACCTGCGGACGACACAAACATACTTGTAATAATCACACGTGACACACAGAGGCGATGTGAGCTCTCAGTCTTACATGACTTCTTTATTTCTGCGAGGTCCTTCAAATGGTCTGAACGGCAGACTGCCTGTGGCCGCGTGGTAGAACGTCACACCGATGCTCCACAAATCCACCGTAGCTCCATATTTCTTCTGATG
The nucleotide sequence above comes from Triplophysa rosa linkage group LG24, Trosa_1v2, whole genome shotgun sequence. Encoded proteins:
- the tbk1 gene encoding serine/threonine-protein kinase TBK1 — its product is MQSTSNYLWLMSDLLGQGATANVYRGRHKKTGDLFAVKVFNNLSFLRPLDVQMREFEVLKKLNHKNIVKLFAVEEESNTRHKVLVMEYCPCGSLYTVLEEPTNAYGLPEDEFLIVLQDVVAGMNHLREYGIVHRDIKPGNIMRVIGEDGRSVYKLTDFGAARELDDDEQFVSLYGTEEYLHPDMYERAVLRKDHQKKYGATVDLWSIGVTFYHAATGSLPFRPFEGPRRNKEVMYKIITEKPSGAISGHQKFENGKIEWSTEMPVSCSVSKGLQSLLTPVLANILEADQEKCWGFDQFFAETSDILHRMVIYVFSLQQATLHHIYIHTYNTANLFQELLFRRTNITPSHQDFLYEGQRLVLDPNRQAQTFPKTSRDNPIMLLSRDPVNTVGLLFEDPCPPKVQPRYDLDLDASYAKTFAGDVGYLWKTSDSLLLYQELVRKGVRGLIELIRDEYSETTHKKSELIHMCNNCSQTLEKAEQLCEALMQGNMVSAEYDEIRDMRKKVMRLSSSLASMEQTLQDISNMFLSGGTLTDTWTQQVGTHPEDRNVEKIKVLLDAISSIYQQFKKDKAERRLPYNEEQIHKFDKQKLVLHATKARALFTDECAMKYRLFISKSEEWMKKVHHVRKHLLSLTAQFSGMEQEVDLLMQRVYKLLDQLPQKMVPMTSGGMKPQAYLSPSTLVEMTLGMKKLKEEMEGVVKELAENNLFLERFGTLTVDGGIRNVDRM
- the gpr19 gene encoding probable G-protein coupled receptor 19, which translates into the protein MVFLLSVEGVQPSFHSSLVFYPTINHSDRNDSSTPPAAVLCRLDGPSSSSSQINGSLTSYDLSPAEVMLLGLIFGIFWVISVLGNSLVCLVIHRSRRTQSTTNYFVVSMACADLLLSLACAPFILLQVSAGHWPLTVGACKAVRYLQHLCPGVQVYVLLSICVDRFYTIVYPLSFKVSREKAKRMILASWLFDAAFVSPCLFFYGSTPSPDHCDFFLPHSWDGVAYAVVHLLFGFLVPALLIVSFYQRVVRYIWRIGTDGRTVRRTMNIVPRTKVKTIKMFLMLNVMFLLSSMPFYVAQLWHPAAVSGPSRQGALFFIAVVWISFSSTACKPTLYSVYNANFRRGMRETFCMSSMKCYRSNAYTITASSRIAKKNYVGVVDIPVPEKTLIKDSVYDTFDREAKEKKLAWPISTNPPNTFV
- the crebl2 gene encoding cAMP-responsive element-binding protein-like 2, with product MDDSKMVGGKVKKPGKRGRKPAKIDLKAKLERSRQSARECRARKKLRYQYLEELVSSKERAICALREELEMYKQWCLAMDQGKIPSEIKALLTGDDQKPPQSSGTKIPKYSKFSSTGTGQNKMAP